The Coffea eugenioides isolate CCC68of unplaced genomic scaffold, Ceug_1.0 ScVebR1_1692;HRSCAF=2587, whole genome shotgun sequence genome includes a region encoding these proteins:
- the LOC113755754 gene encoding uncharacterized protein LOC113755754 produces the protein MAQSRRRTGISLSWSLPPFPYVKLNVDGSSLGNPGLTGVGGILRNHTGRVLKAFSTFYGFCTNTEIEAMALLEGLRLVPWRIDTIIRQVRQEISKADVILEHCYRELNSAADALTKGAAARKCSTTYDATTLPPPVKGISTLDIRQFPYVHLLRALD, from the exons ATGGCACAGTCACGGAGGAGAACAGGCATCTCCTTGTCCTGGTCTTTGCCACCATTCCCATATGTGAAGCTAAATGTCGATGGATCCTCGCTAGGGAACCCGGGTCTCACTGGGGTGGGAGGTATCCTACGCAATCATACAGGTAGAGTTCTTAAGGCCTTCTCAACTTTCTACGGATTCTGCACCAACACGGAGATAGAAGCCATGGCGCTGTTGGAGGGGCTCCGACTAG TACCCTGGAGGATAGACACCATAATCAGGCAAGTGCGCCAGGAGATATCAAAGGCAGATGTCATTCTAGAGCATTGCTACAGGGAGCTTAACTCAGCGGCAGACGCATTAACGAAGGGCGCAGCAGCTCGAAAATGCTCAACTACTTACGACGCAACCACCTTACCGCCACCTGTGAAGGGCATCTCGACCTTAGACATTAGACAGTTCCCGTATGTCCATCTGTTGCGTGCTTTGGACTAG